In the Pseudomonas orientalis genome, one interval contains:
- a CDS encoding metal ABC transporter permease, which produces MSYEAFRLMVQGWASSGYLPEALAYGFVVNALLAGLLIGPVLGGLGTLVVVKRFAFFSEAVGHAALTGVAVGILLGEPYTGPYGSLFGYCLLFGILLNYLRNRTGLAPDTLIGVFLSVSLALGASLLLILAGKINVHILENVLFGSVLTVNGNDLLVLAVVGALVMALALPLYNRIMLASFNPQLAAVRGVAVKTLDYLFVILVTLITVAAVKVIGAILVGALLVIPAAAARLLSQSLKGFFWVSVAIATVSTLCGILLPIIFDLPVPSGAAIILVAGIAFAFAAIARGTVPSLKGNFG; this is translated from the coding sequence ATGAGTTATGAGGCGTTTCGCTTGATGGTCCAGGGCTGGGCCTCTTCCGGCTATCTGCCGGAGGCGCTGGCCTATGGTTTTGTGGTCAACGCGCTGCTCGCCGGTTTGCTGATCGGCCCGGTACTGGGTGGACTGGGCACGCTGGTGGTGGTCAAGCGCTTTGCGTTTTTCTCCGAAGCGGTCGGCCATGCCGCACTGACCGGCGTGGCCGTAGGCATTCTGCTCGGGGAGCCGTACACCGGGCCCTACGGCAGTCTGTTCGGCTACTGCCTGCTGTTCGGCATCCTGCTCAACTACCTGCGCAACCGCACCGGCCTGGCGCCGGATACGCTGATCGGCGTGTTCCTGTCGGTGTCCCTGGCACTGGGCGCCAGCCTGCTGCTGATTCTGGCCGGCAAGATCAACGTGCATATCCTCGAGAACGTACTGTTTGGCTCGGTGCTGACGGTCAACGGTAACGACTTGCTGGTGCTGGCAGTGGTCGGTGCGCTGGTGATGGCCCTGGCGTTGCCGCTGTACAACCGCATCATGCTCGCCAGCTTCAACCCGCAACTGGCGGCGGTGCGCGGCGTGGCGGTGAAGACCCTGGACTATCTGTTCGTGATTCTGGTGACGCTGATCACCGTCGCTGCGGTCAAGGTGATCGGGGCCATTCTGGTCGGCGCCCTGCTGGTGATACCGGCGGCGGCGGCGCGACTGCTGAGCCAGTCGCTCAAGGGGTTCTTCTGGGTTTCGGTGGCAATCGCTACCGTCAGCACCCTGTGCGGCATCCTGCTGCCGATCATCTTCGACCTGCCTGTGCCGTCCGGCGCCGCAATCATTCTGGTTGCCGGCATCGCCTTCGCCTTCGCCGCCATCGCGCGCGGCACCGTGCCCAGCCTCAAAGGGAATTTTGGATAA
- a CDS encoding metal ABC transporter ATP-binding protein has translation MTAAEHLNSVSIGPTLHFDNVSLTLGRTVILDSVSFQVQPGSIHALVGPNGGGKSSLIKTLLGQTPHQGQLSLRWPATPGTIGYVPQALEFDRGLPMTVDDFMAAMCQRRPAFLGLSRHYAGAIGEALERVGMQDKRKRRMGALSGGERQRVLLAQGLIPPPQLLVLDEPMSALDEAGIQVFERLLRDWRLAGITVLWIEHDLEAVGRLADRVTGLNRRVLFDATPKQALTPDRLLTLFSTHPRSPAQ, from the coding sequence ATGACGGCGGCCGAGCACCTGAACAGTGTGAGCATCGGCCCGACGCTGCACTTCGACAACGTCTCGCTGACCCTGGGTCGCACCGTTATTCTCGATAGCGTGAGTTTCCAGGTACAACCCGGCAGCATCCACGCGCTGGTCGGTCCGAATGGCGGCGGCAAGAGTTCACTGATCAAGACCCTGCTGGGACAAACGCCGCATCAGGGCCAATTGAGCCTGCGATGGCCGGCCACGCCCGGCACCATTGGCTACGTGCCCCAGGCCCTGGAGTTCGACCGGGGTTTGCCGATGACCGTGGATGATTTCATGGCTGCCATGTGCCAGCGGCGGCCGGCGTTTCTCGGCCTGTCCCGCCACTACGCCGGTGCGATTGGCGAGGCGCTGGAGCGGGTCGGCATGCAGGACAAGCGCAAGCGGCGCATGGGCGCGCTGTCCGGCGGCGAGCGTCAGCGCGTATTGCTGGCCCAGGGCCTGATTCCGCCGCCGCAACTGCTGGTGCTGGATGAACCGATGTCGGCGCTCGACGAAGCCGGTATCCAGGTATTCGAACGCTTGCTCAGGGACTGGCGACTGGCCGGGATCACCGTGCTGTGGATCGAGCATGACCTGGAAGCCGTTGGCCGTCTGGCCGACCGCGTCACCGGCCTGAACCGCCGCGTACTGTTCGACGCCACGCCCAAGCAAGCGCTGACCCCGGATCGTCTTCTAACCCTGTTTTCCACCCACCCTCGGAGCCCGGCGCAATGA
- a CDS encoding metal ABC transporter substrate-binding protein: MSISSPLLRLLLVGLFSLMLAPLANAEASKRLRIGITLHPYYSYVANIVGDKAEVVPLIPAGFNPHAYEPRAEDIKRIGTLDVIVLNGVGHDDFADRMIATSERPDIPVIEANANVPLLAATGNAARGAGKVVNPHTFLSISASIAQVNNIARELGKLDPDNAKAYTQNARAYGKRLRQMRADALAKLTSAPNPDLRVATVHAAYDYLLREFGLEVTAVVEPAHGIEPSPSQLKKTIDELRALDVKVIFSEMDFPSTYVDTIQRESGVKLYPLSHISYGEYSAQKYEEEMTGNLNTVVRAIQESGA; this comes from the coding sequence ATGTCCATTTCATCTCCCCTGTTGCGCCTGTTGCTGGTTGGCCTGTTCAGCCTGATGCTCGCTCCCCTGGCGAATGCCGAGGCGAGCAAACGCCTGCGCATCGGCATCACCTTGCATCCTTACTACAGCTACGTGGCCAACATCGTCGGCGACAAGGCCGAGGTGGTGCCGCTGATTCCGGCGGGCTTCAACCCCCATGCCTACGAACCGCGCGCCGAAGACATCAAGCGCATCGGCACCCTGGACGTGATCGTGCTCAATGGCGTGGGGCATGACGACTTCGCCGACCGCATGATCGCCACCAGCGAGCGCCCGGATATCCCGGTGATCGAAGCCAACGCCAATGTGCCGCTGCTGGCCGCCACCGGCAACGCCGCACGCGGTGCGGGCAAGGTGGTCAACCCGCACACGTTCCTGTCGATCAGCGCGTCGATTGCCCAGGTCAATAACATCGCCCGCGAGTTGGGCAAGCTCGACCCGGACAACGCCAAGGCCTACACCCAGAACGCCCGCGCCTACGGCAAGCGTCTGCGCCAGATGCGCGCCGATGCCCTGGCCAAGCTGACCAGTGCACCCAATCCGGACCTGCGCGTGGCCACGGTGCATGCGGCCTACGACTACCTGCTGCGCGAGTTCGGTCTGGAAGTCACCGCCGTGGTCGAACCGGCCCACGGCATCGAACCGAGCCCCAGCCAGTTGAAGAAGACCATTGATGAACTGCGCGCCCTGGACGTGAAAGTAATTTTTTCGGAAATGGATTTCCCGTCCACCTACGTCGATACGATCCAGCGTGAATCCGGGGTCAAGCTGTATCCGCTGTCACATATTTCCTACGGCGAATACAGCGCGCAGAAGTACGAAGAGGAAATGACCGGCAACCTCAATACCGTGGTCCGGGCAATCCAGGAGTCCGGGGCATGA
- a CDS encoding DUF6162 family protein: MSTVQVVRPAGAGHETLYVLLLCLIILAVAGTVVALHGETREVAALPSHQLDARRDLSAAEQGIYADLRVTLDEIHLLQQEQNALPTPDQLAQEGFAPFAQDASSVSRGDHRWQLLAPSTYLGLSQATDTSGSLLMRVQGAEPDIWLNRGKHLAVPSDLTDQALIAAGWQQVVAQFDAGVTRQHRH, encoded by the coding sequence ATGAGTACCGTACAGGTAGTGCGCCCGGCCGGCGCGGGGCATGAAACCCTCTACGTGCTGTTGCTGTGCCTCATCATCCTTGCGGTGGCGGGGACGGTGGTGGCCTTGCACGGTGAAACCCGAGAGGTCGCGGCGCTGCCAAGCCACCAGCTGGATGCCCGGCGCGACCTGAGCGCCGCCGAACAAGGCATCTACGCCGACCTGCGGGTGACTCTGGATGAAATCCACCTGCTGCAGCAAGAGCAGAACGCCCTGCCCACGCCGGACCAATTGGCGCAAGAAGGCTTTGCACCGTTCGCCCAGGACGCCAGTTCAGTCAGCCGTGGCGATCATCGCTGGCAACTGCTTGCGCCCTCGACCTACCTGGGCTTGAGCCAGGCCACCGACACCAGTGGCTCGCTGTTGATGCGCGTGCAAGGCGCCGAGCCGGATATCTGGCTCAACCGTGGCAAACACCTGGCCGTCCCCTCCGACCTCACTGACCAGGCGCTGATCGCTGCCGGCTGGCAGCAGGTGGTCGCGCAATTCGATGCCGGCGTGACCCGCCAGCACCGCCACTGA
- a CDS encoding thiamine pyrophosphate-binding protein, giving the protein MSTVATKPSSPLRTRWLKWRFHINILLLLVPLGFMPKYFADAALFRGDAGIGERVAGDIQVGPWSLTLAEFRNEGPRPDPAGPMKAFNAALCAACAEQVKATYLRIGKPRSLRAAGVIFFGTPYRMGAIVPVPERTPIDAELWVTMEGWDGTMHQGSIPLSQASPATIAWLNKQGVKP; this is encoded by the coding sequence ATGAGCACAGTCGCGACCAAACCCTCTTCACCCCTGCGGACCAGGTGGCTGAAGTGGCGTTTTCATATAAACATCCTGCTGTTGCTGGTGCCGCTGGGGTTCATGCCCAAGTATTTCGCCGATGCCGCCCTGTTTCGCGGGGATGCCGGTATTGGCGAGCGGGTCGCCGGGGACATTCAAGTCGGCCCCTGGAGCCTGACCCTCGCCGAGTTTCGCAACGAAGGCCCGCGCCCCGACCCGGCCGGCCCGATGAAAGCCTTTAACGCCGCCCTGTGCGCCGCGTGCGCCGAGCAGGTCAAGGCCACTTACCTGCGCATCGGCAAGCCCCGCAGCCTGCGGGCCGCCGGAGTGATCTTCTTTGGTACGCCCTACCGCATGGGCGCCATCGTGCCGGTGCCGGAACGCACCCCGATCGACGCCGAACTGTGGGTCACCATGGAAGGCTGGGACGGCACCATGCACCAGGGTTCCATCCCGCTGAGCCAGGCCTCGCCTGCCACCATTGCCTGGCTGAACAAGCAAGGAGTCAAACCATGA
- a CDS encoding PepSY-associated TM helix domain-containing protein → MSKKSRSKLWFLVHSWLALPIWFFVLIVCVTGTLAVVSQEIVWLANPDIRASKPSDDAQPLSFDQVIAAIKRDEPQVIVRSIIRPDESHFALMVGLSYPDGRSVDAYANPYTGALQGISPAFDFQQFTRALHGWWLVPFTNGYSWGWYLVSLLGLPLLASLVTGLVVYKRFWKGFLRPTLRVRHGARIFWGDFHRLSGIWSIWFIAVISITGTWFLIQAILGDNQISISSEPIVPVIAREKVPLSAPGVPAPMIALDDAIKIATQRIPGLEATFAFLPLNAYSHLQIGGRGWYPLMFQTAQLNPYSGEIAVSHLLSDRTALEFVTESMRPLHTGDFGGLWIKLIWAFFGLVLSMMVLSGLLIWTKRTALATLNAFKREAKTQRQAVPAPALQAETSETH, encoded by the coding sequence ATGTCGAAGAAGTCACGCTCAAAACTCTGGTTTCTCGTACACAGCTGGCTGGCGTTGCCCATCTGGTTCTTTGTCCTGATCGTCTGCGTCACTGGCACCCTGGCGGTGGTCAGCCAGGAAATCGTCTGGCTGGCCAATCCGGATATCCGCGCGAGCAAGCCGTCCGATGATGCCCAACCGCTGAGCTTCGACCAGGTGATCGCCGCCATCAAGCGCGACGAGCCCCAGGTCATCGTGCGCTCGATCATCCGTCCCGACGAATCGCACTTCGCGTTGATGGTCGGCCTCAGCTATCCGGACGGGCGTTCGGTCGATGCCTATGCCAACCCCTATACGGGCGCCCTCCAGGGGATCAGCCCGGCATTCGACTTCCAGCAGTTCACCCGTGCCCTGCATGGCTGGTGGCTGGTGCCGTTCACCAATGGCTACAGCTGGGGATGGTACCTGGTGTCGCTGCTCGGCCTGCCGTTGCTGGCCTCGTTGGTCACGGGCCTTGTGGTGTACAAGCGTTTCTGGAAAGGTTTTTTGCGCCCCACCCTGCGCGTCCGCCACGGCGCACGGATTTTCTGGGGTGACTTCCACCGCCTGAGCGGTATCTGGTCGATCTGGTTCATCGCCGTCATCTCCATTACCGGCACCTGGTTCCTGATCCAGGCGATCCTGGGTGACAACCAGATCTCCATTTCCAGCGAGCCCATCGTGCCGGTGATTGCCCGGGAAAAGGTGCCGCTGTCCGCACCCGGCGTGCCGGCCCCGATGATTGCCCTGGACGACGCGATCAAGATCGCCACCCAGCGCATCCCCGGGCTGGAGGCCACCTTTGCTTTCCTGCCGCTCAACGCCTACAGCCACCTGCAGATCGGCGGGCGCGGCTGGTACCCGCTGATGTTCCAGACCGCGCAACTGAACCCCTACAGCGGTGAAATCGCCGTGTCGCACCTGCTGTCCGACCGCACCGCGCTGGAGTTCGTCACCGAGTCCATGCGCCCGCTGCACACCGGTGACTTTGGCGGACTGTGGATCAAGCTGATCTGGGCTTTCTTCGGCCTGGTGCTGAGCATGATGGTACTGAGTGGCTTGCTGATCTGGACCAAGCGCACCGCACTGGCCACCCTCAACGCCTTCAAACGCGAGGCCAAGACCCAGCGTCAGGCTGTGCCCGCCCCAGCCTTACAGGCTGAAACTTCGGAGACTCACTGA